In a single window of the Mucilaginibacter defluvii genome:
- a CDS encoding RNA polymerase sigma factor — translation MHTKSLQHANDQELLFLLTQGSKAAFDALYDKYWKKVYNAAFKRLNDTEYAQDIAQDVFIQLWTRATTAPIDNLPAYLNVAARNGVFKHMEKQSRFADLPEAPVHLEGIDKADEKVLFAEFYTAFYKLIDSLPAQQRLIFKMRFEEDLSTAEIAEKLQIAPKTVRNQIGKALTTVRSSLLIMQILIYCCHQR, via the coding sequence ATGCACACCAAAAGCTTACAGCATGCTAACGATCAGGAATTGCTTTTTTTGCTTACGCAGGGAAGCAAAGCCGCCTTTGACGCGCTGTATGATAAGTATTGGAAAAAAGTGTATAACGCGGCATTTAAACGGTTGAACGATACCGAATACGCGCAGGACATAGCGCAGGATGTATTTATACAGTTATGGACGCGCGCCACCACGGCCCCTATTGATAATCTGCCTGCTTACCTCAATGTTGCGGCGCGCAACGGTGTGTTTAAGCACATGGAAAAGCAAAGCCGTTTTGCCGATCTGCCTGAAGCCCCTGTTCACCTGGAAGGTATTGATAAAGCCGATGAAAAAGTTCTTTTTGCAGAATTTTATACGGCTTTTTATAAATTGATTGACTCTTTACCTGCCCAGCAACGTTTAATTTTTAAAATGCGCTTTGAGGAAGACCTATCCACTGCCGAAATTGCCGAAAAACTACAGATTGCCCCCAAAACAGTGCGCAACCAAATCGGCAAAGCGCTCACTACTGTCAGGTCATCATTGCTTATTATGCAAATTTTAATTTATTGTTGCCATCAGCGATAG
- a CDS encoding DUF4843 domain-containing protein — protein MMKKNLILILLACFAFAACKKSEKLTYDSPDNIYLNYNGGSADTITYSFAYVQGVDRDTVWVPVIISGKRVNHDRSFILKVVDTATTAVKDLHYEPLKETYTMPADSGVVHVPVIIKNTDKELENKSVTLTVRVFGGQDFGTNLPDTIRKKTIMFSNRLERPQWWNFWEGELKTYSRTKHQLFLITSGTRDLVDLSTPEYYLYIPRCLYYIENTRTFLKYPFDWVRQHPDAGYVLTKRADNSGDYDFYSVNAPDKRFLLKYFSSVDQYRFIDESNKEINM, from the coding sequence ATGATGAAAAAGAATTTGATCTTGATATTATTGGCCTGCTTTGCATTTGCGGCTTGTAAAAAAAGCGAGAAGCTTACTTACGATTCTCCCGACAATATTTACCTTAATTACAACGGCGGCAGTGCGGATACTATTACCTACTCCTTTGCTTATGTACAAGGTGTTGACCGTGACACTGTTTGGGTGCCTGTAATTATATCAGGCAAGCGCGTTAACCACGACCGCAGTTTTATATTAAAAGTTGTTGATACGGCCACCACAGCGGTAAAGGATCTGCATTACGAACCGCTGAAAGAAACATACACCATGCCGGCCGACTCGGGTGTGGTGCATGTACCGGTTATTATAAAAAACACGGATAAGGAACTTGAAAACAAGTCAGTCACGCTTACCGTGCGCGTATTTGGCGGGCAGGATTTTGGTACTAACCTGCCTGATACCATCCGCAAAAAAACCATCATGTTCTCTAACCGGCTCGAACGCCCGCAATGGTGGAATTTTTGGGAGGGTGAGCTCAAAACCTACAGCCGTACCAAACATCAGTTGTTTTTAATTACTTCGGGCACACGTGACCTGGTTGATTTAAGTACACCTGAGTATTACCTGTACATTCCGCGCTGCCTTTACTACATCGAAAATACCCGTACGTTTTTAAAGTATCCGTTCGACTGGGTAAGGCAACATCCGGATGCCGGTTATGTGCTGACAAAAAGGGCTGACAATAGCGGCGATTATGACTTTTATAGCGTGAATGCGCCCGACAAAAGGTTCTTGCTCAAGTATTTCAGTAGTGTTGATCAGTACAGGTTTATTGATGAGAGTAACAAGGAAATCAACATGTAA
- a CDS encoding PKD-like family lipoprotein, giving the protein MKFRYIAYLLSLSLLAACKKDLGNYTYMPPSEPVIVNFTDRTFDALVGDSLILQPYVELDGADPYKDLTFDWEIFVDEAARTDKYTGYPLKIVYNLSPKTRTAKLTVTDKRNQMKYFFPFKIAGNTQFTKGFTVLSVDAGVTKLSFIKPDSASILSNLYFSLHNENLPDNPVQLFAKPYAYQPGTAEDYWVIAKDPQKGSVIIDGNTMLRKRYFPDQFFSPPASIITERFEASKGWATGIINGKLYLSVTTTAPFAPDWGKFSNPQAGDYELSPYYGNTPNYYFGFDIKTKAFVSFSSNGGYSGTEYQVNGNAFNPKNIGMSNLLFMQPVPGTTYAFFKDDAGSIYELSFGIDMDNYFSTRVIKPYTKKLFKGSAMVNADTKWQRSGTDVFYFSSNDKIYRYNPINEELRLLDANFSGKKISMLKLSGNVLTAGVDGELNFLDVSVGANGKLIKSIKGIPGAPVDFISKNL; this is encoded by the coding sequence ATGAAATTCAGATATATAGCATATTTATTATCGCTCAGCCTGCTGGCGGCCTGTAAAAAGGACTTGGGTAATTATACCTATATGCCGCCATCAGAGCCGGTGATTGTTAACTTTACTGACCGCACTTTTGACGCGTTGGTTGGCGACTCCCTGATTTTACAACCTTATGTTGAACTTGACGGCGCCGACCCGTATAAAGACCTGACATTTGACTGGGAGATTTTTGTGGATGAAGCTGCACGCACCGATAAATACACCGGATATCCATTAAAAATAGTTTACAATTTAAGCCCGAAAACACGCACGGCCAAACTTACCGTAACCGACAAGCGCAACCAGATGAAGTACTTTTTCCCTTTTAAAATTGCAGGTAATACGCAGTTCACTAAGGGTTTTACTGTGCTGAGCGTTGATGCAGGCGTTACTAAACTCTCCTTTATAAAACCGGATAGCGCGAGTATTTTAAGCAACCTCTACTTCTCGTTGCATAACGAGAATTTGCCAGACAACCCGGTGCAGTTGTTTGCCAAACCCTATGCTTACCAGCCGGGTACTGCCGAGGATTACTGGGTGATAGCTAAGGACCCGCAAAAAGGCAGTGTTATTATTGACGGTAACACCATGCTGCGCAAAAGGTATTTCCCTGATCAGTTTTTTAGTCCGCCGGCAAGCATTATTACCGAAAGGTTTGAAGCATCAAAAGGATGGGCTACCGGCATAATTAACGGCAAGCTTTACCTGAGCGTTACTACTACCGCCCCCTTCGCTCCCGATTGGGGAAAATTCTCTAACCCGCAAGCGGGTGATTATGAGTTATCACCTTATTATGGTAATACACCTAACTACTATTTCGGTTTCGATATCAAAACCAAGGCTTTTGTATCGTTCAGCAGCAATGGCGGGTATTCGGGCACTGAATACCAGGTAAATGGCAACGCCTTTAACCCTAAAAACATAGGCATGAGCAACCTACTGTTTATGCAGCCGGTGCCCGGCACCACCTATGCCTTTTTTAAGGATGATGCCGGCAGCATTTACGAACTATCGTTTGGTATAGATATGGACAATTACTTCTCTACCCGTGTTATTAAGCCGTACACCAAAAAATTATTTAAAGGCTCGGCAATGGTAAACGCTGATACAAAATGGCAACGCTCAGGCACCGATGTATTTTACTTCAGCTCGAACGATAAGATTTACCGGTACAATCCTATCAACGAGGAGTTAAGGTTACTGGATGCCAATTTCTCGGGTAAAAAGATCAGTATGTTGAAGCTTAGCGGAAACGTTTTAACCGCCGGAGTTGATGGCGAACTTAACTTTTTGGACGTAAGCGTTGGCGCCAACGGTAAACTTATTAAAAGCATTAAAGGCATACCGGGCGCGCCGGTTGATTTTATATCCAAAAACCTTTAA
- a CDS encoding SusC/RagA family TonB-linked outer membrane protein, with product MKLKFLYNAVLPIRQVKYKLLLVMKLTGILLLVASLHLSAATFSQTVTISRQNATLETVFKDIKKQTGYLFFYNGKINTKGQRLDVELKNVTLDEALGYCLSRYNLTYTIVDKTIVVRNKAPEAPASEMVSMPVKFQLSGKVIAADSKEPLPGVNIVVKSNNAAWAQSNNKGEFKLMVDAGDVLVFTYIGFKTKEVKVTDAKALTVMLETQVNAMSDVVVTGYQTLKKDTYTGNAVTITGDDLRKFNSQNVLKGVAASDPSFRILENNLAGSNPNNLPRINIRGATALPSITDQIDRNNLSSTYNLPTFILDGFEVSLQKVIDLDINRIETVTILKDAAATAIYGSRAANGVMVITTKAPVPGQLQLTYNYELNATAPDLSGYHVLNAAEKLRYEELAGLYVSGGLSGGSQDELTNQYYNKLKNVVSGVDTYWLSQPLRNTYGQKHGLYAQGGDSTFRYGVDLRYQANPGVMKGSDRNRYSGGMSFTYNPSKKLIFRNDLTITQVNAQNSKYGDFSTYVYMNPYYPIYGPDGKIIRELANWNVNTGGQGADQYKNLPVFNPLYESTLGNFDKSSYLEIIDALSLDWFINKALRLKGLVSLNKTKSTADRFASPLNNEFYLGPLSEIKNRGRYNYSSDDLLGIDGNVRLLYNKLIGDHSVNFNLGVNVTSKDYDNKSFEARGFTNDRFTNIGFARTYTPNSAPYGFVSTSRLIGSFASLNYSFKNKYLLDASYRLDGSSAFGSERRFAPFWSTGIGWNVHKENFMQGSKISRLRITGTAGMTGSVDFPPYLSKSLYSYQSSNWYSTGVGAVVNGYGNENLEWQRTNEYQARLEVGLFNDKVVITPIYYYKLTKGVLTDINLAPSTGFTTYKENLGDMKNQGYELYLTVNAYKNKDWNVNFIGNLAHNKNKIVKIANSLKAYNEAIDEYQQNPDNNLQGVPLLRYNEGQSLTTIYAVKSLGIDPENGKEIYVKKDGSLTYIYDVKDTQPIIDAAPKAAGNFGSSITYKQFQMSLSFYYTFGGYLYNQTLVDRVENADPRFNVDRRALEQRWVKPGDVTFYKNIADQNVTQASSRFIQKENRIELQSLYLSYDMKKEVARKIGLQTLRPSITMNDVFRASSIEIERGISYPFARNITFALLATF from the coding sequence ATGAAATTAAAATTTCTTTACAACGCCGTATTGCCCATACGGCAGGTAAAGTATAAACTGTTATTAGTGATGAAACTCACTGGCATATTGCTGCTTGTGGCCAGTTTGCACCTGTCGGCAGCTACTTTTTCGCAAACGGTAACTATATCGAGGCAAAACGCCACGCTCGAAACCGTATTTAAGGACATAAAGAAACAAACGGGCTATTTGTTTTTCTATAACGGAAAAATAAATACCAAGGGACAGCGCCTTGATGTTGAACTTAAAAATGTAACCCTTGACGAGGCTTTGGGTTACTGCCTATCGCGCTATAACCTTACTTATACCATTGTTGATAAAACCATAGTAGTACGCAACAAAGCGCCGGAAGCCCCGGCCAGCGAGATGGTATCAATGCCGGTTAAATTTCAGCTGAGCGGTAAGGTAATAGCCGCAGACAGCAAGGAGCCATTACCGGGGGTTAACATTGTAGTTAAAAGCAATAATGCAGCCTGGGCTCAAAGCAACAACAAAGGTGAATTTAAGCTGATGGTTGATGCCGGCGACGTGCTTGTGTTTACCTACATAGGTTTTAAAACCAAAGAGGTAAAGGTAACCGACGCTAAAGCACTGACCGTTATGCTCGAAACGCAGGTTAACGCCATGAGCGATGTGGTTGTTACCGGCTATCAAACACTAAAGAAAGATACTTATACGGGTAATGCCGTTACCATTACGGGTGATGACCTGCGAAAATTCAACTCGCAAAACGTGTTGAAGGGCGTTGCTGCGTCCGATCCATCATTCCGCATACTGGAGAACAACCTTGCCGGATCGAACCCGAATAACCTGCCGAGGATTAACATCCGCGGAGCGACTGCGCTTCCATCAATAACTGACCAGATTGACCGTAACAACCTCTCGAGCACCTACAATCTGCCAACATTTATACTGGACGGTTTCGAGGTATCACTACAAAAAGTGATCGATCTGGATATAAACCGAATTGAAACCGTTACCATACTTAAGGATGCCGCTGCGACTGCTATATACGGCTCACGTGCTGCAAATGGCGTTATGGTAATAACTACCAAAGCGCCGGTACCTGGCCAGCTACAGTTAACTTATAATTATGAGCTTAATGCAACCGCTCCTGATCTGAGCGGTTACCATGTACTTAACGCCGCCGAAAAACTACGCTATGAGGAACTTGCAGGCTTGTATGTTAGCGGCGGCCTCTCAGGCGGTAGCCAGGACGAGTTGACTAACCAGTATTACAACAAGTTGAAGAACGTGGTAAGCGGTGTTGATACCTATTGGTTATCTCAGCCGCTGCGCAATACATACGGACAAAAACATGGCTTGTACGCACAGGGCGGCGACTCAACCTTTAGGTACGGGGTTGATTTACGTTACCAGGCCAACCCGGGTGTGATGAAGGGCTCTGACCGTAACCGCTATAGCGGCGGCATGAGCTTCACTTATAATCCATCAAAGAAATTAATTTTTCGTAACGACTTGACCATAACGCAGGTTAATGCACAAAACTCCAAGTATGGAGATTTTTCGACCTACGTTTACATGAACCCCTACTATCCTATTTACGGCCCGGATGGAAAGATCATTCGCGAGCTTGCTAACTGGAATGTAAACACAGGCGGGCAGGGTGCTGATCAATACAAAAATCTCCCGGTTTTTAACCCACTTTACGAGTCTACTTTGGGTAACTTTGATAAATCGTCTTACCTCGAAATTATTGACGCGCTATCGTTAGACTGGTTTATTAACAAAGCGTTACGGTTAAAAGGCCTTGTTAGTTTAAATAAAACAAAAAGCACGGCCGACAGATTCGCATCTCCGCTCAATAACGAGTTCTATCTCGGCCCGTTAAGTGAGATAAAGAACCGTGGGCGTTATAATTATTCAAGCGATGACCTGCTTGGTATTGACGGTAACGTCAGGCTACTTTACAACAAACTAATCGGCGATCACTCCGTAAACTTTAACCTTGGTGTAAACGTAACTTCAAAGGATTACGATAACAAGAGCTTTGAGGCACGGGGCTTTACCAATGATCGCTTTACAAACATCGGTTTCGCACGCACCTATACGCCCAATTCAGCGCCTTATGGCTTTGTATCCACCAGCAGGTTGATCGGTTCATTCGCATCGCTCAACTATTCCTTTAAAAATAAATATTTGCTGGATGCCAGTTACCGCCTTGATGGTTCGTCGGCCTTTGGCAGCGAACGCCGCTTCGCCCCTTTCTGGAGCACCGGTATAGGCTGGAACGTACACAAAGAAAACTTTATGCAGGGAAGTAAAATATCCCGCTTAAGAATTACGGGAACTGCTGGTATGACCGGTTCTGTTGACTTTCCGCCTTATCTGTCTAAATCACTGTATAGCTATCAAAGCTCCAACTGGTACTCAACCGGTGTAGGTGCCGTGGTAAACGGCTATGGTAACGAAAATCTGGAGTGGCAGCGCACCAATGAGTACCAGGCACGTTTAGAGGTGGGCTTATTTAATGATAAGGTTGTGATAACGCCTATATATTACTACAAACTTACCAAGGGTGTACTTACCGATATTAACCTGGCGCCATCAACCGGTTTTACAACTTACAAGGAAAACCTGGGCGACATGAAAAACCAGGGTTATGAGCTTTATTTAACCGTAAACGCTTATAAGAATAAGGACTGGAACGTAAACTTTATAGGTAACCTGGCCCATAACAAAAACAAGATCGTAAAGATTGCCAATTCTTTGAAGGCTTATAACGAAGCGATAGATGAATATCAGCAAAACCCTGACAATAATTTGCAGGGCGTACCGCTGCTGCGTTATAATGAGGGTCAATCGTTAACCACCATTTACGCGGTAAAATCATTAGGTATCGATCCGGAAAACGGGAAAGAGATCTACGTAAAAAAAGACGGATCACTTACCTATATATATGATGTAAAGGATACGCAGCCGATTATTGACGCGGCGCCTAAAGCGGCAGGCAACTTTGGCAGCAGCATTACCTACAAGCAATTCCAGATGAGCCTTAGTTTTTATTACACCTTTGGCGGCTACCTGTATAACCAAACCCTTGTTGACCGTGTAGAGAACGCTGATCCACGATTTAACGTTGACCGCCGCGCGCTTGAGCAGCGCTGGGTAAAACCGGGTGACGTTACTTTTTATAAGAACATTGCCGATCAGAACGTAACGCAGGCATCATCGCGCTTTATACAAAAGGAAAACCGTATAGAGTTGCAGTCGCTATACCTGTCATACGATATGAAGAAGGAAGTTGCCCGCAAGATAGGCTTGCAAACGCTACGTCCCTCCATTACGATGAACGATGTTTTCAGGGCGTCATCCATCGAGATTGAAAGAGGTATAAGCTACCCTTTCGCCCGCAATATCACATTTGCTTTACTGGCCACATTTTAA
- a CDS encoding c-type cytochrome: MSHHKPTSGALACLNFFNRRYLKVIGAGISFILSAFTWYNSDTKLPNPDPDNGGLYLPGGFRALVVVDSLKGRVRHIAVSDQGDIYVKARFPNYNDGFGNIALRDTNNDGRMDVIQSFGKYEGRSYGTAMRIYNGYLYFSSELVVYRMKLNGKALLPDEQLDTIVADVPPYHEHQTKPIAFDDKGHIYVGWGAGSNAGQEKNRVPGSKGIGDPFSPEQGNPLLKDHGGIWRFDADKLNQKQTDGTRYATGLRSIVALDWDPKSKALYTVNHGRDDFRLLWPYIYSPWESAMLPAEEFFKVNEGLDGGWPYYYYDQIKGKKLLNPEFGGDKIKEGNGAKLQKPLIGFPAHFAPNDLLFYKGKQFPERYKNGAFIAFHGATNRAPYPQAGYIVAFVPFKNGMPSGDWEVFADGFAGVDPIISVRDAKYRPMGLAEGPDGSLYIADTEKGRIWRVIYTGDKKQFGAPQLAGMLKRKQTASNIKTPDEIKDNLFKNLPKNSQIYNTYCVACHQRDGKGDGNRFPPLEQSEWVNVDKFRLISVVLNGLKGPITVKGLPYNEVMPAHGSFLNDAQIAEVLNYVKSNFNNTPEIVTAADVAFVRKMSAEKNNQQNGQRAN; this comes from the coding sequence ATGAGCCACCACAAACCAACCTCAGGGGCATTAGCTTGTCTGAATTTTTTCAACCGCCGTTATTTAAAAGTGATAGGCGCCGGCATTTCGTTTATACTAAGCGCTTTTACCTGGTATAATAGCGATACTAAATTACCCAACCCCGATCCGGATAATGGTGGTTTGTATCTGCCTGGCGGCTTTCGTGCTCTGGTGGTGGTTGATAGCCTGAAAGGTCGCGTAAGGCATATTGCGGTAAGCGATCAGGGAGATATTTATGTCAAGGCGCGTTTTCCTAATTACAATGATGGTTTTGGCAATATCGCCCTGCGTGACACCAATAACGATGGCCGTATGGATGTTATTCAGTCTTTCGGTAAATACGAGGGTCGTTCGTATGGTACGGCCATGCGTATCTACAACGGTTATCTGTACTTTAGTTCGGAGCTGGTGGTATACCGCATGAAGCTTAACGGTAAAGCGTTACTGCCCGATGAGCAATTGGATACTATTGTTGCCGATGTTCCTCCTTATCATGAGCATCAAACAAAACCGATAGCGTTTGATGACAAGGGGCATATTTACGTAGGTTGGGGGGCCGGCTCAAACGCCGGGCAGGAGAAAAACCGGGTGCCGGGCTCAAAGGGTATAGGTGACCCTTTCTCGCCTGAACAGGGAAACCCATTGCTTAAAGATCATGGCGGTATATGGCGTTTTGACGCCGATAAGCTGAACCAGAAACAAACCGACGGAACCCGTTATGCAACCGGCCTGCGAAGTATTGTAGCATTGGATTGGGATCCCAAAAGTAAAGCCCTGTATACCGTTAACCACGGGCGCGACGACTTCAGGCTGCTGTGGCCGTATATTTATTCGCCGTGGGAAAGCGCCATGCTGCCCGCCGAAGAATTTTTTAAGGTTAATGAAGGGCTTGACGGTGGCTGGCCTTATTATTATTATGACCAGATAAAAGGCAAGAAGCTGCTCAACCCCGAGTTTGGCGGCGATAAAATAAAAGAGGGCAATGGTGCAAAGCTGCAAAAACCACTGATCGGCTTCCCTGCGCATTTCGCCCCTAATGATTTGTTGTTTTACAAAGGCAAACAATTCCCGGAACGGTATAAGAATGGCGCTTTTATAGCATTTCATGGCGCTACCAACCGCGCGCCTTATCCACAGGCCGGTTATATTGTTGCGTTTGTGCCGTTTAAAAACGGTATGCCTTCCGGCGATTGGGAAGTGTTTGCCGACGGTTTTGCAGGAGTTGACCCGATTATCAGTGTGCGGGATGCCAAATACAGGCCTATGGGTTTAGCTGAAGGGCCGGATGGTTCCCTTTATATAGCCGATACTGAAAAAGGGCGTATATGGCGGGTTATCTATACCGGCGATAAAAAGCAGTTTGGTGCGCCGCAGTTAGCGGGCATGCTTAAACGCAAACAAACAGCATCCAACATAAAAACTCCGGACGAGATAAAGGATAATCTTTTTAAAAACCTACCTAAAAACTCCCAGATTTACAATACCTATTGCGTAGCTTGCCACCAGCGCGATGGTAAAGGAGATGGCAATAGGTTTCCGCCGCTTGAACAGTCAGAATGGGTGAACGTTGACAAGTTCAGGCTGATTAGCGTGGTGTTGAACGGGCTAAAAGGCCCTATCACTGTAAAAGGCCTGCCTTATAACGAGGTAATGCCCGCACACGGCAGCTTTTTGAATGATGCACAGATAGCAGAAGTGCTCAACTACGTTAAATCGAACTTTAATAATACGCCCGAAATAGTTACAGCGGCAGATGTGGCGTTTGTACGTAAGATGAGTGCCGAAAAAAACAACCAGCAAAACGGCCAGAGAGCAAACTAA
- a CDS encoding RagB/SusD family nutrient uptake outer membrane protein: MKKLIYILTLLALTSCNKFLDVKPESEIDKDELFKTEEGYKEALNGVYTFCSSQSLYGENLTYGNLDIMAQNYEFTDLVLRRVANFEYESPAMVGFRNTVWANAYRAIANCNNILENIDSRKSLFQGNNYQIIKGETLILRAYLHFDMLRLFAPSFKSNPAAKGIPYVTRVSTQSTPFSTVSESLDKIIADLNEAKALLKDTDPIVSGYQVGYPGDLGNPEVNYPDLFIQNRRHRMNYFTACGELARAHLYKNDMANSLLNARIIINANRFPWTEEADFFQQDLTKRDRIFYKELISAWYVNDNNAIREKLISLYTAVSPTFAPTTSLIDDIYESARSGADDWRYKQWFFRTTIQSGTGERALLQKYVSNTTPTPNRHPLVMPTLRLSEIYYIAAEASFDSDPAQAVAYFNTLRRQRGIGDAVNAQVAKDDFINMLVLDARKEFYGESQIFYMYKRLNKAVKVSATINIPPSDRIFVLPLPNDEEAYRNN; this comes from the coding sequence ATGAAAAAACTGATCTATATATTAACCCTGCTCGCGCTTACATCGTGCAACAAGTTTCTGGATGTAAAACCGGAATCGGAGATTGATAAGGACGAACTTTTTAAAACTGAGGAAGGCTATAAAGAAGCACTGAATGGTGTTTATACCTTTTGCTCATCGCAATCGCTTTACGGTGAAAACCTTACCTACGGCAACCTGGATATTATGGCGCAAAACTATGAGTTTACCGACCTGGTATTACGCCGCGTAGCCAACTTTGAATATGAATCGCCGGCAATGGTGGGCTTCCGTAACACCGTTTGGGCGAATGCTTACCGCGCTATCGCGAATTGCAATAACATACTGGAAAATATCGATTCGCGTAAATCACTTTTTCAGGGTAATAACTACCAGATAATTAAGGGCGAAACGCTTATACTGCGCGCTTACCTGCATTTTGATATGCTGCGCTTGTTCGCCCCATCATTTAAAAGCAACCCGGCAGCCAAAGGCATACCTTATGTTACGCGGGTATCCACCCAAAGCACACCTTTTTCAACGGTAAGCGAATCATTAGATAAGATCATTGCTGACCTGAACGAAGCCAAGGCGCTGCTTAAAGATACCGATCCCATCGTATCAGGCTACCAGGTTGGTTACCCCGGCGATTTGGGTAACCCGGAAGTGAACTACCCTGACCTGTTTATCCAAAACAGGCGCCACCGCATGAATTATTTTACCGCCTGCGGAGAACTGGCAAGGGCACATCTCTATAAAAATGATATGGCCAACAGCCTGCTCAACGCGCGTATCATCATTAACGCGAACCGCTTTCCCTGGACCGAGGAAGCTGACTTTTTTCAGCAGGACCTTACCAAGCGCGACCGGATATTTTACAAGGAGCTTATCAGCGCCTGGTATGTGAATGATAATAATGCGATCAGGGAGAAACTTATTAGTTTGTATACAGCAGTTAGTCCAACTTTTGCGCCTACAACCTCATTGATTGATGATATTTACGAAAGCGCCCGCTCCGGCGCTGATGACTGGCGGTACAAACAATGGTTCTTCCGCACCACTATACAGTCGGGCACAGGCGAGCGCGCCCTTTTGCAAAAGTATGTTTCAAACACTACGCCCACACCCAACAGGCACCCGCTGGTGATGCCTACTTTACGCCTTAGCGAGATTTATTACATAGCCGCCGAGGCGAGCTTTGACAGCGACCCCGCACAAGCCGTGGCCTACTTTAACACCCTGCGCAGGCAGCGCGGTATTGGAGATGCGGTTAACGCTCAAGTTGCAAAGGACGATTTTATAAATATGCTGGTGCTGGATGCACGTAAGGAATTTTACGGAGAGAGCCAGATATTTTACATGTATAAGCGCCTTAACAAAGCAGTTAAGGTATCGGCCACGATAAACATCCCACCGTCTGACCGGATATTCGTGCTACCACTGCCAAACGATGAAGAAGCTTACCGCAATAATTAA
- a CDS encoding FecR family protein translates to MNDLDKRYFADLLKRYRNGKATEEEKNFLVAYYNVFDINEDAVDETDNTDAIKRRLKLRIDGQIGFNKTNHYKSVWLRYAAAAVILIGIMAGGYTFFSRKHKAQQLATVSDVAPGSNKAVLTLGNGQRIVLDDSGKGEIARQAGISITKTANGQIIYKTESSASSLEQPAVQNTVSTPKGGQYTVILPDGTRVFLNAASTITYPSHFAGNQRLVKLNGEAYFEVAKNKVMPFRVISNNQVVEVLGTHFNINAYTDEGSIKTTLLEGSVKVTSGISSVTIKPGQQAVVNNNTLSSKQVDLDEETAWKNGVFAFEDADLRSVMRQVSRWYDVDVVYDDSLPDDKFYGEISRNSKLSEVFKILELNNFKFTLKGKTVTVSYAPKAL, encoded by the coding sequence ATGAACGATCTGGATAAACGATATTTTGCCGATCTGCTAAAAAGGTATCGAAACGGAAAAGCTACCGAAGAGGAAAAAAACTTCCTGGTGGCTTACTATAATGTTTTTGATATTAACGAAGATGCTGTTGACGAAACAGATAATACCGACGCTATTAAGCGCAGGCTAAAATTACGCATTGATGGGCAGATAGGTTTTAACAAAACGAACCATTATAAATCGGTATGGTTAAGGTACGCTGCCGCGGCTGTTATTTTAATCGGCATAATGGCCGGCGGCTATACCTTTTTCAGCCGTAAACATAAAGCACAACAACTGGCAACTGTTAGTGATGTAGCGCCGGGAAGCAACAAGGCTGTGCTAACGCTGGGCAACGGGCAGCGCATTGTGCTGGACGACTCGGGCAAGGGTGAAATTGCGCGGCAAGCCGGTATCAGCATTACCAAAACAGCCAACGGGCAAATTATCTATAAAACAGAAAGCAGCGCCAGTAGCCTGGAACAGCCTGCCGTACAAAATACGGTAAGCACACCTAAGGGCGGGCAATACACCGTAATTCTGCCGGATGGAACCCGCGTATTTTTAAACGCGGCATCAACCATTACCTATCCCTCACACTTTGCCGGGAACCAACGACTGGTTAAACTTAACGGTGAGGCCTATTTTGAAGTGGCCAAAAATAAGGTAATGCCTTTCCGGGTAATATCAAACAATCAGGTGGTTGAAGTATTGGGTACCCATTTTAACATTAATGCCTATACGGACGAAGGCTCGATTAAAACTACCCTGCTCGAAGGTTCGGTAAAAGTAACAAGCGGTATATCATCCGTAACGATCAAGCCAGGACAGCAAGCAGTTGTAAATAATAATACCCTGAGCAGCAAACAGGTAGACCTTGACGAGGAAACAGCCTGGAAAAACGGTGTATTCGCTTTTGAAGATGCCGACCTGCGCTCGGTCATGCGCCAGGTATCGCGCTGGTATGATGTGGATGTTGTTTATGATGACAGCCTGCCCGATGATAAATTTTACGGTGAGATCTCACGCAACAGCAAACTATCGGAAGTATTTAAGATACTGGAACTTAACAATTTTAAATTCACACTGAAGGGCAAAACGGTAACGGTATCGTACGCGCCTAAAGCATTATAA